In one window of Photorhabdus laumondii subsp. laumondii DNA:
- a CDS encoding GrxA family glutaredoxin has product MFTVIFGRPGCPYCVRAKELAERLKEQRDDFDFRYVDIHAEGITKADLEKTVGKPVETVPQIFVDEKHIGGCTDFEAYVKEHQLLQ; this is encoded by the coding sequence ATGTTTACTGTGATTTTCGGTCGTCCTGGCTGCCCGTACTGTGTCCGCGCGAAAGAGCTGGCGGAACGACTGAAAGAGCAGCGTGATGACTTTGACTTCCGTTATGTTGATATTCACGCAGAAGGTATCACTAAAGCTGATCTGGAAAAAACAGTTGGTAAACCGGTAGAAACTGTCCCGCAAATTTTTGTTGATGAGAAACATATCGGTGGCTGCACTGACTTCGAAGCGTACGTAAAAGAACACCAATTGCTACAATAA
- the ybjG gene encoding undecaprenyl-diphosphate phosphatase, whose translation MLEQINHDLFTFFNATPESSPAMIAMATFIAKYLVLIFPLILASFWFWGSERTRPYHRVIVSKTTIAFCFAMLTSYCIGLLCPHDRPFAEGFGYNFLPHAPTTSFPSHHGTTVFTFALSFLFWHRIWPGLCMMAIALAIAWARVYLGVHWPMDMVGAFIVSLMGCTFAQIIWSLFGERLQKRLNSLYQHCCAFPIRKGWIKS comes from the coding sequence TTGTTAGAACAAATAAATCATGATCTGTTTACCTTTTTCAATGCTACGCCTGAATCATCACCAGCCATGATTGCAATGGCGACGTTCATTGCAAAATACCTGGTTCTTATTTTCCCTCTAATATTGGCTAGTTTCTGGTTCTGGGGTTCAGAGCGTACTCGCCCTTATCATCGGGTTATCGTCAGTAAAACCACCATTGCCTTCTGTTTTGCTATGCTAACCTCATACTGTATCGGTTTACTCTGCCCTCACGACCGCCCTTTTGCAGAAGGCTTCGGTTATAACTTTCTTCCTCACGCGCCAACAACCTCATTCCCAAGTCATCATGGAACAACCGTCTTCACTTTCGCTTTATCCTTTTTATTCTGGCACAGGATTTGGCCGGGCTTATGTATGATGGCAATTGCACTGGCAATTGCATGGGCCAGAGTCTATTTAGGCGTTCACTGGCCGATGGATATGGTCGGAGCATTTATCGTCAGCCTAATGGGATGCACTTTTGCGCAAATAATATGGAGCCTGTTTGGTGAACGTTTACAAAAAAGATTGAACAGTCTGTACCAACATTGCTGCGCTTTTCCTATCCGTAAAGGCTGGATAAAAAGTTAG
- a CDS encoding HAAAP family serine/threonine permease, which yields MDMTQTGTIASQATSPSDYKTWRKSDTVWMLGLYGTAIGAGVLFLPINAGIGGLLPLLVMALLAFPMTFFAHRGMCRFVLSGKNPGEDITEVVEEHFGNLAGKLITLLYFFAIYPILLVYSVAITNTVDSFIVHQLHLPSPPRALLALILITGVMTIIRFGEQAIVKAMSVLVFPFVAVLMLLAFYLIPNWNTAIFENISVSASSASHGLLITLWLAIPVMVFSFNHSPIISAFAVAKRGEYGEHAEKKCSRILAYAHIMMVVTVMFFVFSCVLSLSPENLAEAKAQNISILSYLANHFNTPVVAYIAPFIAFIAITKSFLGHYLGAREGFNGIVVKTLRDQGKTIEPKKLNRITTIFMLVTTWIVATLNPSILEMIERLGGPIIAMLLFIMPMYAISKVPAMRKYSGKLSNLFVVFMGLVAISAVLYSLFA from the coding sequence ATGGATATGACTCAAACAGGTACGATCGCATCGCAGGCGACCAGCCCAAGCGATTATAAAACCTGGCGTAAATCAGATACAGTATGGATGCTTGGCTTATACGGTACTGCGATTGGTGCCGGTGTATTATTCTTACCCATCAATGCTGGTATTGGTGGCCTACTACCTCTTTTGGTAATGGCGCTACTGGCTTTCCCAATGACTTTCTTCGCCCACCGCGGGATGTGTCGTTTCGTTCTATCAGGTAAAAACCCTGGCGAAGATATTACCGAAGTCGTAGAAGAACACTTTGGCAACCTGGCAGGTAAACTTATTACTCTGCTCTACTTCTTCGCTATCTACCCGATTCTCTTAGTTTACAGCGTTGCTATTACCAACACCGTAGACAGCTTTATTGTTCACCAATTACACCTGCCATCACCTCCTCGTGCTCTGCTGGCTCTGATCCTAATTACTGGTGTAATGACCATCATCCGTTTTGGTGAACAGGCTATTGTTAAGGCAATGAGCGTGCTGGTATTCCCATTTGTTGCCGTTTTGATGCTACTGGCGTTTTATCTGATCCCTAACTGGAATACCGCAATCTTCGAAAACATCAGCGTTTCTGCATCGAGTGCAAGTCATGGGCTGCTCATTACTCTATGGCTAGCGATCCCAGTAATGGTGTTCTCCTTCAACCACTCGCCAATTATCTCGGCATTTGCGGTGGCAAAACGTGGAGAATATGGTGAGCATGCTGAGAAAAAATGCTCCCGCATTCTAGCTTACGCCCATATCATGATGGTTGTAACCGTGATGTTCTTCGTATTCAGCTGCGTATTAAGCCTGTCTCCAGAAAATCTGGCAGAAGCCAAAGCACAAAATATTTCTATTCTGTCTTACCTGGCTAACCACTTTAATACACCAGTGGTTGCCTACATCGCTCCGTTTATTGCATTCATAGCAATTACCAAATCTTTCCTTGGCCATTATCTGGGTGCACGTGAAGGTTTTAATGGTATTGTGGTTAAGACATTGCGTGACCAAGGTAAAACTATTGAGCCTAAAAAGCTGAATCGTATCACTACCATTTTCATGTTAGTAACGACTTGGATTGTCGCTACTCTGAACCCAAGTATTTTGGAAATGATCGAAAGATTAGGTGGTCCTATTATCGCAATGTTGTTGTTCATTATGCCAATGTATGCAATCAGCAAAGTTCCTGCAATGCGCAAATATAGCGGCAAGCTGAGTAATCTGTTTGTCGTCTTTATGGGATTAGTTGCTATCTCTGCTGTCCTCTACTCACTGTTTGCATAA